One region of Baekduia soli genomic DNA includes:
- a CDS encoding MarR family winged helix-turn-helix transcriptional regulator, translating to MTTADRTTGAAAGSSEPVAVDAVRLAFIELMGAERRLRSRDQKCRPGDLTQGQIRALFTIDIEGEATAGDLAKAAELSPASVSVMLDHLERDGIVERRRAEHDRRVVVVTLTASGRALVAEKRERWRARAHDALAGVSDADLRAAADVMRRMAAMLDEI from the coding sequence ATGACGACCGCCGACCGCACCACCGGCGCGGCGGCGGGCTCCTCGGAGCCCGTCGCGGTCGACGCGGTCCGCCTCGCGTTCATCGAGCTGATGGGCGCCGAGCGGCGCCTGCGCTCGCGCGACCAGAAGTGCCGCCCGGGCGACCTGACCCAGGGCCAGATCCGCGCGCTGTTCACGATCGACATCGAGGGCGAGGCGACCGCCGGCGACCTGGCCAAGGCCGCCGAGCTCAGCCCGGCCAGCGTGTCGGTCATGCTCGACCACCTCGAGCGCGACGGGATCGTGGAGCGCCGGCGCGCCGAGCACGACCGCCGCGTCGTCGTCGTGACGCTCACGGCCTCGGGCCGCGCGCTGGTCGCCGAGAAGCGCGAGCGCTGGCGCGCCCGCGCCCACGATGCCCTCGCCGGAGTCTCGGACGCCGACCTGCGAGCCGCCGCCGACGTCATGCGCCGCATGGCGGCGATGCTCGACGAGATCTAG
- a CDS encoding DHA2 family efflux MFS transporter permease subunit: protein MILGAIMSVLDTTIVNVALDDLSKDLHSSLDDIQWVVTGYLLALAAVIPVTGWAARRFGSRRLYLVALVAFTMGSALCGLAWSTGSLVAFRVLQGVGGGMLVPIGQMVLVRAAGPRNLPRVMSMIGVPIILAPVFGPTLGGLLLEHAGWQWIFLVNVPIGILTVAVALRLLPRDTPEEAGRLDVLGLALVATGLVGLTYGLAQSGTAGSLLAASVLVPALAGVALIAAFVWRALHIEAPLLDVRLYANRAFAAASLTTFALGAALFGAMILMPLYFQTVRGEDAVTTGLLLMPQGIGAAIAMRLSARATERWGGGMTALGGGLVTVVATVPFVLIGAGTSYWLIGAAMVFRGFGIGMSMMPSMTAAFAVLRSDQVTHATPQLTVLQRVGGSMGTAILSVVLQGGIDGAGARPTAAAVAGAFGDTYVWVLGVTAFALVPTLLLTVIERRARLRREAVVLSPPAPAAEAALEAAA, encoded by the coding sequence GTGATCCTCGGCGCGATCATGTCGGTGCTCGACACCACGATCGTCAACGTCGCGCTCGACGACCTCTCCAAGGACCTGCACAGCTCGCTGGACGACATCCAGTGGGTCGTGACGGGCTACCTGCTCGCGCTCGCCGCCGTCATCCCCGTCACGGGCTGGGCGGCCCGCCGCTTCGGCTCGCGCCGCCTCTACCTCGTCGCCCTCGTCGCCTTCACGATGGGCTCCGCGCTGTGCGGCCTGGCCTGGTCGACGGGCTCGCTCGTCGCGTTCCGCGTCCTGCAGGGCGTCGGCGGCGGCATGCTCGTTCCCATCGGCCAGATGGTCCTCGTCCGGGCCGCCGGCCCCCGCAACCTGCCGCGCGTCATGAGCATGATCGGCGTGCCGATCATCCTGGCGCCCGTCTTCGGCCCGACGCTCGGCGGCCTCCTGCTCGAGCACGCCGGCTGGCAGTGGATCTTCCTCGTCAACGTCCCGATCGGCATCCTCACCGTCGCCGTCGCACTCCGGCTCCTGCCCCGCGACACGCCCGAGGAGGCCGGCCGCCTCGACGTCCTCGGCCTCGCGCTGGTGGCCACCGGTCTCGTCGGCCTGACCTACGGCCTGGCCCAGAGCGGGACCGCGGGGTCGCTGCTGGCCGCCTCGGTCCTCGTCCCCGCCCTGGCCGGTGTCGCGCTCATCGCGGCCTTCGTCTGGCGGGCGCTGCACATCGAGGCGCCGCTGCTCGACGTCCGCCTCTACGCCAACCGCGCGTTCGCCGCCGCGTCGCTGACGACGTTCGCGCTCGGCGCGGCGCTCTTCGGCGCGATGATCCTGATGCCGCTGTACTTCCAGACCGTGCGCGGCGAGGACGCCGTCACGACCGGCCTGCTGCTCATGCCCCAGGGCATCGGCGCGGCGATCGCCATGCGCCTGTCGGCCCGCGCCACGGAGCGCTGGGGCGGCGGCATGACGGCGCTGGGCGGCGGCCTGGTCACCGTCGTGGCGACGGTGCCGTTCGTGCTCATCGGCGCCGGGACGTCCTACTGGCTCATCGGTGCGGCGATGGTCTTCCGCGGCTTCGGCATCGGGATGTCCATGATGCCCTCCATGACCGCGGCCTTCGCCGTCCTGCGCTCCGACCAGGTGACCCACGCCACGCCGCAGCTCACGGTGCTCCAGCGCGTCGGCGGCTCGATGGGCACCGCGATCCTCAGCGTCGTGCTCCAGGGCGGCATCGACGGCGCCGGGGCCCGCCCGACCGCCGCGGCCGTCGCGGGCGCCTTCGGCGACACCTACGTGTGGGTGCTCGGGGTCACCGCGTTCGCGCTGGTGCCGACGCTGCTGCTCACCGTCATCGAGCGCCGGGCGCGGCTGCGTCGCGAGGCCGTCGTCCTGTCGCCCCCGGCACCCGCCGCCGAGGCGGCGCTGGAGGCCGCGGCATGA
- a CDS encoding fused MFS/spermidine synthase yields MLVAAALMAAVPFVAGPFLRVSVDALDSVEAGAFVGSLLAVLVLIAAPVLVLGCVAPYAVRLSVVAVDEAGRIAGRLYAISTMGSLAGVFLSALVLIPLTGTRRTFLAFALALALVAMLGLRRRAAALGPVLVGALMALPGGTVKEAGASAVVWERETEYQYARVVQLPGGERRLELNEGQAVHSIYRPQTYLTGNYWDEPLVLPFAARAVAPRSIAVLGSAAGTVARAYGHFLPSTTIDAVEIDPRLTEVGRRLFDLHAPRLRTHAADARPWLRATDRRFDVIYVDAYRQPYIPFYLATREFFALARDRLNPGGQVIVNAGHPEGSADLERVLSATMRSVFGHVVRDPAQAVNTQIVAADVPLRAASLRAAAPGLAPALRPLARAAARRLQPALTGGRVYTDDVAPVEWLIDASIVQVAADGSR; encoded by the coding sequence GTGCTGGTCGCGGCCGCGCTCATGGCCGCCGTGCCGTTCGTCGCCGGGCCCTTCCTGCGGGTGTCGGTCGACGCGCTGGACAGCGTGGAGGCCGGCGCGTTCGTCGGCTCGCTGCTGGCGGTGCTCGTGCTCATCGCAGCGCCCGTGCTCGTGCTCGGCTGCGTGGCACCCTACGCCGTGCGCCTGAGCGTCGTCGCCGTCGACGAGGCCGGCCGCATCGCCGGGCGGCTGTACGCCATCTCGACGATGGGCTCGCTGGCCGGCGTGTTCCTCAGCGCGCTCGTGCTCATCCCGCTGACCGGGACGCGGCGCACGTTCCTGGCCTTCGCGCTCGCGCTGGCGCTCGTGGCGATGCTGGGCCTGCGCCGCCGCGCCGCCGCGCTGGGCCCGGTGCTCGTCGGGGCGCTCATGGCCCTGCCGGGCGGGACGGTCAAGGAGGCGGGCGCGTCGGCCGTCGTCTGGGAGCGCGAGACCGAGTACCAGTACGCCCGCGTCGTGCAGTTGCCCGGGGGCGAGCGCCGCCTGGAGCTCAACGAGGGCCAGGCCGTGCACTCGATCTACCGGCCGCAGACCTACCTGACCGGCAACTACTGGGACGAGCCGCTCGTCCTGCCCTTCGCCGCGCGGGCCGTCGCGCCGCGCTCGATCGCCGTGCTGGGCAGCGCGGCCGGGACGGTCGCGCGCGCCTACGGGCACTTCCTGCCGTCGACCACGATCGACGCGGTGGAGATCGATCCGCGGCTGACGGAGGTCGGGCGGCGCCTCTTCGACCTGCACGCGCCGCGCCTGCGCACCCACGCGGCCGACGCGCGTCCGTGGCTGCGGGCGACCGACCGCCGCTTCGACGTCATCTACGTCGACGCCTACCGCCAGCCCTACATCCCGTTCTACCTGGCCACGCGCGAGTTCTTCGCGCTGGCCCGCGACCGCCTGAACCCGGGCGGCCAGGTCATCGTCAACGCCGGGCACCCCGAGGGCTCGGCCGACCTCGAGCGCGTCCTGTCGGCGACGATGCGGTCGGTGTTCGGCCACGTCGTGCGTGATCCGGCGCAGGCCGTCAACACGCAGATCGTCGCGGCCGACGTCCCGCTGCGCGCCGCGTCGCTGCGGGCCGCGGCGCCCGGGCTGGCCCCGGCGCTGCGGCCCCTGGCGCGCGCCGCGGCCCGGCGGCTGCAGCCGGCGCTCACCGGCGGCCGGGTCTACACCGACGACGTCGCGCCGGTCGAGTGGCTCATCGACGCCTCGATCGTGCAGGTGGCCGCGGACGGGAGCCGCTGA
- the bioA gene encoding adenosylmethionine--8-amino-7-oxononanoate transaminase: protein MTTAELRAADREVLWHPFTQQQGWQAEDAPIIERGEGCTLYDTDGNAYLDGVSSLWCTVHGHRHPAIDAAVRAQLDRVAHTTMLGLSHPPAIELARRLLAVAPRGDRELTRVFYSDNGSTANEIALKMAFQWHKLRGDEARTRFVYLDMSYHGDTVGSVSVGGIDLFHTLFRPLLFDGLRAAAGDAADLERILRAHGDEVAAVIVEPLVQGAAGILLQPEGYLRAVRELCDRFGVLMIVDEVATGFGRTGTMFACEHEGVVPDLMSVAKGLTGGYLPLAATLATERVYEGFLGEFHEFRTFFHGHTYTGNPLACAAAIASLDVFEDEGTLAALAPKIDLLAELLAEHVAPLASVAAIRRLGFMAGIELTEFALQDRMGHRVTLAARRRGAIVRPLGDVVVLMPPLSMSPRELTRLVTITAAAIAEATGVPAAPAGDRIGTGAQSS, encoded by the coding sequence ATGACGACCGCCGAGCTCCGCGCCGCCGACCGCGAGGTCCTCTGGCACCCGTTCACCCAGCAGCAGGGCTGGCAGGCCGAGGACGCGCCGATCATCGAGCGAGGCGAGGGCTGCACGCTCTACGACACCGACGGCAACGCCTACCTCGACGGCGTCTCCTCGCTGTGGTGCACGGTGCACGGCCATCGCCACCCCGCCATCGACGCGGCCGTGCGCGCGCAGCTGGACCGCGTCGCCCACACGACGATGCTCGGCCTGTCGCACCCGCCGGCGATCGAGCTCGCCCGGCGCCTGCTGGCCGTGGCGCCGCGCGGCGACCGCGAGCTCACGCGGGTCTTCTACTCCGACAACGGGTCGACGGCCAACGAGATCGCCCTGAAGATGGCGTTCCAGTGGCACAAGCTGCGCGGCGACGAGGCGCGCACCCGCTTCGTCTACCTCGACATGAGCTACCACGGCGACACGGTCGGCTCGGTCTCGGTGGGCGGCATCGACCTCTTCCACACGCTCTTCCGCCCGCTGCTGTTCGACGGCCTGCGCGCCGCCGCGGGCGATGCCGCCGACCTCGAGCGGATCCTGCGCGCCCACGGCGACGAGGTCGCGGCCGTCATCGTCGAGCCGCTCGTGCAGGGCGCCGCGGGCATCCTGCTGCAGCCCGAGGGCTACCTGCGCGCGGTGCGCGAGCTGTGCGACCGCTTCGGGGTGCTCATGATCGTCGACGAGGTCGCGACGGGCTTCGGGCGCACCGGGACGATGTTCGCCTGCGAGCACGAGGGCGTCGTTCCCGATCTCATGAGCGTGGCCAAGGGCCTGACCGGCGGCTACCTGCCCCTGGCGGCGACGCTGGCGACCGAGCGCGTCTACGAGGGCTTCCTCGGCGAGTTCCACGAGTTCCGCACGTTCTTCCACGGCCACACCTACACGGGCAACCCGCTGGCCTGTGCGGCGGCGATCGCGTCCCTGGACGTCTTCGAGGACGAGGGCACGCTGGCGGCGCTGGCCCCGAAGATCGACCTGCTCGCCGAGCTGCTCGCCGAGCACGTGGCGCCGCTGGCGTCGGTGGCCGCGATCCGCCGGCTGGGCTTCATGGCCGGCATCGAGCTGACCGAGTTCGCGCTCCAGGACCGCATGGGCCACCGCGTGACCCTCGCGGCGCGGCGGCGCGGCGCGATCGTGCGGCCGCTGGGCGACGTCGTCGTGCTCATGCCGCCGCTGTCGATGTCGCCGCGGGAGCTGACGCGCCTCGTGACGATCACCGCCGCGGCGATCGCCGAGGCGACCGGGGTGCCGGCCGCCCCCGCGGGCGACCGGATCGGAACCGGGGCTCAGTCCTCGTAG
- a CDS encoding rubredoxin, with protein MSESATVQKWICESCGFIYDPADGDPDGGIPPGTAFADIPDTWFCPVCGARKRDFVAYED; from the coding sequence ATGAGCGAGAGCGCCACCGTGCAGAAGTGGATCTGCGAGTCCTGCGGGTTCATCTACGACCCGGCCGACGGGGACCCCGACGGCGGCATCCCCCCGGGGACCGCGTTCGCGGACATCCCCGACACCTGGTTCTGTCCCGTGTGCGGTGCGCGCAAGCGGGACTTCGTGGCCTACGAGGACTGA
- a CDS encoding NUDIX hydrolase → MSIDRPGPGEELNAGPPTVPRQAATVILLRGGAQALEVLLVQRTPAARFMGGAWVFPGGAVDAHEGEGDRAHRLAGVRELAEEANVHGVQADDLVKFSQWITPAEVKIRFDTHFFLVSAPEDADVRVDGSECVDFVWTTPELALSRQREGELLLVFPTIKHLEQISRFDSADALLDHARGLEVLPVTPRVIGSGEQARVVLPGEPGYAVGAGREPGLS, encoded by the coding sequence GTGTCGATCGATCGCCCGGGCCCGGGAGAAGAGCTCAACGCCGGCCCGCCGACGGTCCCGCGCCAGGCGGCCACCGTCATCCTGCTGCGCGGCGGCGCGCAGGCGCTGGAGGTCCTGCTGGTCCAGCGCACGCCGGCGGCGCGCTTCATGGGCGGCGCCTGGGTGTTCCCCGGCGGCGCGGTCGACGCCCACGAGGGCGAGGGCGACCGCGCCCACCGCCTCGCGGGGGTCCGCGAGCTGGCCGAGGAGGCCAACGTCCACGGCGTGCAGGCCGACGACCTCGTCAAGTTCTCGCAGTGGATCACGCCGGCCGAGGTCAAGATCCGCTTCGACACGCACTTCTTCCTGGTCTCCGCGCCCGAGGACGCCGATGTGCGCGTCGACGGCAGCGAGTGCGTCGACTTCGTGTGGACGACGCCCGAGCTCGCCCTGTCGCGCCAGCGCGAGGGCGAGCTGCTGCTCGTGTTCCCGACGATCAAGCACCTGGAGCAGATCTCGCGCTTCGACTCGGCCGACGCGCTGCTGGACCACGCGCGCGGGCTCGAGGTGCTGCCCGTCACGCCGCGGGTCATCGGCAGTGGCGAGCAGGCCCGCGTCGTGCTGCCGGGCGAGCCCGGCTACGCGGTCGGCGCGGGGCGCGAGCCCGGCCTCTCCTAG
- a CDS encoding NADH:flavin oxidoreductase/NADH oxidase: MPHLFSPLTLRGVTLANRIACSPMCQYSCGPDGLALPWHLVHLGARAIGGAGLVLTEAAAVAPEGRISPADLGIWSDAHAEALAPIAAWIAQQGAVPGIQLAHAGRKASTTPPWAGSRAVAPADGGWEPVAPTGAPFSDASPVPRALSAAEVAALPGAYAAAARRSVDAGMRWLEVHAAHGYLLHEFLSPLSNDRGDAYGGDDERRARIVLDVVAAVRAEAGEDVVVSVRVSSTDWTPGGWDGDDTVRLAPLLRDAGADLIDCSSGGNVPRADIPLGPGYQVPFAERVRRETGIPTGAVGLIIDPAQADELVRNGRADLVLLARALLRDPYWPLHAARALGHEAAVPVQYARAF; the protein is encoded by the coding sequence GTGCCCCACCTCTTCTCGCCGCTCACGCTGCGCGGCGTCACGCTGGCCAACCGGATCGCGTGCTCGCCGATGTGCCAGTACTCCTGCGGCCCCGACGGCCTGGCGCTGCCGTGGCACCTCGTCCATCTCGGGGCGCGGGCGATCGGCGGCGCGGGCCTCGTGCTCACCGAGGCCGCGGCGGTCGCGCCCGAGGGCCGCATCTCGCCCGCCGACCTGGGCATCTGGAGCGACGCGCACGCCGAGGCGCTGGCGCCCATCGCCGCGTGGATCGCGCAGCAGGGCGCCGTGCCGGGCATCCAGCTCGCCCACGCCGGGCGCAAGGCCAGCACGACGCCGCCCTGGGCCGGCAGCCGTGCCGTCGCGCCCGCCGATGGCGGCTGGGAGCCCGTGGCCCCCACGGGCGCGCCGTTCTCGGACGCCTCCCCGGTGCCGCGCGCCCTGTCGGCCGCCGAGGTCGCCGCGCTGCCCGGCGCCTACGCGGCGGCCGCGCGGCGCTCGGTCGACGCCGGGATGCGCTGGCTCGAGGTCCACGCCGCGCACGGCTACCTGCTGCACGAGTTCCTCTCGCCCCTGAGCAACGACCGCGGCGACGCCTACGGCGGCGACGACGAGCGCCGCGCCCGGATCGTCCTCGACGTCGTGGCCGCCGTGCGCGCCGAGGCCGGCGAGGACGTCGTGGTGTCCGTCCGCGTCTCGTCCACGGACTGGACGCCGGGTGGCTGGGACGGCGACGACACCGTGCGCCTGGCCCCCCTGCTGCGCGACGCCGGGGCCGACCTCATCGACTGCAGCTCGGGCGGCAACGTGCCGCGGGCCGACATCCCGCTGGGCCCGGGCTACCAGGTGCCGTTCGCCGAGCGGGTGCGGCGCGAGACCGGGATCCCCACGGGCGCCGTGGGGCTCATCATCGATCCCGCGCAGGCCGACGAGCTGGTGCGCAACGGCCGCGCCGACCTCGTCCTGCTGGCCCGAGCGCTGCTGCGCGACCCCTACTGGCCGCTGCACGCCGCCCGGGCGCTCGGCCACGAGGCCGCGGTGCCCGTGCAGTACGCCCGGGCGTTCTGA
- a CDS encoding NAD-dependent epimerase/dehydratase family protein: protein MSRLTVAVTGPTGEIGKPFVRALNRSREVGRIIGMARRPFDPVAHGWTKAEYRQGDVLDRASVQRLCEGADVVVHLAFIIVAGSGESEHINLEGSRNVFEAAVASGARRLVYASSVAAYGFPDLDRRILEEDAASGHPNMPYSRHKAQVESLLDDVLDDAETDAYVFRPCIVAGPEAPILVNQVPFVRWGDRLPGPVRSLLGAVPGARPILPDPGVPFQLVHHDDVATALRAGVVGRGRPGAYNLAADGEITVGDLARALGYRAVPVPDLAVGATAELVARLPFMPDEASWIEALRRPTLMDTSKARRLLRWRPRHDAASTLAATVAAVRAAGVSGGSR, encoded by the coding sequence ATGAGCCGCCTCACCGTCGCGGTGACCGGGCCCACCGGCGAGATCGGCAAGCCGTTCGTGCGTGCCCTGAACCGCTCGCGCGAGGTCGGCCGGATCATCGGGATGGCCCGGCGACCGTTCGACCCGGTCGCCCACGGGTGGACGAAGGCCGAGTATCGCCAGGGTGACGTGCTGGACCGCGCGTCGGTGCAGCGCCTGTGCGAGGGCGCCGACGTCGTCGTCCACCTCGCGTTCATCATCGTGGCGGGCTCGGGCGAGAGCGAGCACATCAACCTGGAAGGGTCGCGCAACGTCTTCGAGGCCGCGGTCGCCTCGGGTGCGCGGCGGCTCGTCTACGCCTCGTCGGTGGCGGCCTACGGCTTCCCCGACCTCGACCGGCGCATCCTCGAGGAGGACGCCGCGTCCGGCCACCCCAACATGCCCTACTCGCGCCACAAGGCCCAGGTCGAGTCCCTCCTCGACGACGTCCTGGACGACGCCGAGACCGACGCCTACGTCTTCCGTCCGTGCATCGTCGCCGGACCCGAGGCACCGATCCTCGTCAACCAGGTCCCGTTCGTGCGCTGGGGCGACCGCCTCCCCGGGCCGGTGCGCTCCCTGCTGGGCGCGGTGCCGGGCGCGCGGCCGATCCTGCCCGACCCCGGCGTGCCGTTCCAGCTCGTCCACCACGACGACGTCGCCACGGCGCTGCGCGCCGGCGTGGTGGGTCGCGGCCGTCCCGGCGCCTACAACCTGGCGGCCGACGGCGAGATCACCGTCGGCGACCTGGCGCGGGCGCTCGGCTACCGGGCCGTGCCCGTGCCCGACCTCGCGGTGGGCGCCACCGCCGAGCTCGTGGCGCGGCTGCCGTTCATGCCCGACGAGGCGAGCTGGATCGAGGCGCTGCGGCGCCCGACGCTGATGGACACCTCGAAGGCGCGACGGCTGCTGCGCTGGCGGCCGCGTCACGACGCGGCGTCGACGCTGGCGGCAACCGTCGCCGCCGTGCGCGCCGCCGGCGTCAGCGGGGGATCTCGGTGA
- a CDS encoding SCP2 sterol-binding domain-containing protein: MAHYESDAEVYDQLGSILNNLMYNAARREQLRQADAVVQFAFRSPDATVTLDVRVNKRPRIDLGSTNLRPDVVLSMEADTGRALLLGELNATIALARGEVRTKGPVAKVLRVVPATVGAHEVEADLEPEPEPTPPPAAEAEAPAEVAPAAEAEAPAEAEAATEPAAGAESPAEELEPAAEPEPEPAGEERVPTDAEAAAPVDPAAEAEAPAQAPAPAPEQA; encoded by the coding sequence ATGGCGCACTACGAGTCCGACGCCGAGGTCTACGACCAGCTCGGCAGCATCCTGAACAACCTGATGTACAACGCTGCTCGCCGCGAGCAGCTGCGCCAGGCCGACGCCGTCGTGCAGTTCGCGTTCCGCTCGCCCGACGCGACCGTCACGCTCGACGTGCGCGTCAACAAGCGGCCGCGGATCGACCTCGGCTCCACGAACCTGCGCCCCGACGTGGTGCTCTCGATGGAGGCCGACACGGGGCGCGCGCTGCTGCTCGGCGAGCTGAACGCCACGATCGCGCTGGCCCGCGGCGAGGTCCGCACCAAGGGGCCCGTCGCCAAGGTCCTGCGGGTCGTGCCCGCCACGGTGGGGGCGCACGAGGTCGAGGCCGATCTCGAGCCCGAGCCCGAGCCCACGCCGCCGCCCGCCGCCGAGGCCGAGGCTCCCGCGGAGGTCGCTCCGGCCGCCGAGGCCGAGGCTCCCGCGGAGGCCGAGGCTGCGACCGAGCCGGCCGCCGGGGCCGAGTCCCCTGCGGAGGAGCTCGAGCCCGCCGCCGAGCCCGAGCCCGAGCCGGCCGGCGAGGAGCGCGTGCCGACCGACGCCGAGGCCGCCGCCCCGGTCGATCCGGCCGCCGAGGCCGAGGCCCCGGCCCAAGCCCCCGCTCCCGCTCCCGAGCAGGCCTAA
- a CDS encoding acetyl-CoA C-acyltransferase: MTNVVISSAARTAIGSYGKSLAGIAPTELGATAATAAIERAGLEPEQIEHVVFGNVIHTDTTDPYMARVVGMKAGIPKETPAFTVNRLCGTGVQALVSAAQAIQTGEASVTLAGGAESMSRAPMWLTQGRWGSKMGPAPVVDPVQGTLSDPFSDIKMGVTAENLAERMSISREDQDAFAVESHRRASAAQAAGRFDSEIVPVAVRVKRETVDFAADEHIRHEVDQAGMAKLPAIFKREGTVTAGNASGMNDAGAALVLMSADKAQELGAPVRARILAYASCGVEPEVMGIGPVPAVRKVLDRTGVKLEDIGVIELNEAFAAQSLAVIRDLGLDPAKVNPNGGAIALGHPIAATGAAITTKCLSEMERGDHEYGLVTLCIGGGQGIALLLGRA, translated from the coding sequence TTGACCAACGTCGTCATCTCCTCCGCCGCGCGCACCGCGATCGGCTCCTACGGCAAGTCGCTCGCCGGCATCGCGCCGACCGAGCTGGGCGCCACGGCGGCCACGGCGGCCATCGAGCGGGCCGGGCTGGAGCCGGAGCAGATCGAGCACGTCGTGTTCGGCAACGTCATCCACACGGACACGACCGACCCCTACATGGCGCGGGTCGTCGGCATGAAGGCGGGCATCCCGAAGGAGACGCCGGCCTTCACGGTCAACCGCCTCTGCGGGACCGGCGTGCAGGCGCTCGTATCCGCCGCCCAGGCGATCCAGACCGGCGAGGCATCGGTGACGCTGGCCGGCGGTGCGGAGTCCATGAGCCGCGCGCCGATGTGGCTGACCCAGGGCCGCTGGGGCTCGAAGATGGGCCCCGCGCCGGTCGTCGACCCCGTCCAGGGCACGCTCTCCGATCCCTTCAGCGACATCAAGATGGGCGTCACGGCCGAGAACCTCGCCGAGCGGATGAGCATCTCTCGCGAGGACCAGGACGCGTTCGCCGTCGAGTCCCACCGGCGGGCCAGCGCCGCGCAGGCGGCCGGGCGCTTCGACTCCGAGATCGTCCCGGTGGCGGTCCGCGTCAAGCGCGAGACGGTCGACTTCGCCGCCGACGAGCACATCCGCCACGAGGTCGACCAGGCCGGGATGGCCAAGCTGCCGGCGATCTTCAAGCGCGAGGGGACGGTCACGGCCGGCAACGCCTCGGGCATGAACGACGCCGGCGCGGCGCTCGTGCTCATGAGCGCCGACAAGGCGCAGGAGCTCGGCGCGCCGGTCCGGGCGCGGATCCTGGCCTATGCGTCGTGCGGCGTGGAGCCCGAGGTCATGGGCATCGGCCCGGTGCCGGCCGTGCGCAAGGTCCTGGACCGCACCGGCGTCAAGCTCGAGGACATCGGCGTCATCGAGCTCAACGAGGCGTTCGCCGCCCAGTCGCTGGCGGTCATCCGGGACCTGGGCCTGGATCCGGCGAAGGTCAACCCCAACGGGGGCGCGATCGCGCTGGGCCACCCGATCGCGGCGACCGGCGCGGCGATCACGACGAAGTGCCTGTCGGAGATGGAGCGCGGCGACCACGAGTACGGGCTCGTCACGCTGTGCATCGGCGGCGGCCAGGGGATCGCGCTGCTGCTCGGCCGCGCCTGA